DNA sequence from the Lodderomyces elongisporus chromosome 5, complete sequence genome:
TGTACTCTTTTCAAGCAACTTTTCCGCCTCAGTCGAAATGTCAGTATGCTTCCAATGAGTAGTTGGGTTTGCTAACAAAATTCTTGCAACATCTAACGCtacatttccatttcctaTAATGGTTACATCCTTGATTTTATCCAAAGGAGGAGGCTGgtacttgttttttgtattatAACAGTCTGGGTGGCCATTATACCAGTTGACAAATTGTCGAGCTGGAATCACCTGTGGCAGGTTTGCACCAGGAATATCTAGCTTATTATCACTAGCAGTAGACCCATATGCCAAAACAATGGAGTTGTAATGACTTTCGAGATCACCGAGTTTAATATCCTTACCAATTTCAACGTTTCCAATAAATCGAACTCTGTGTCGCTTATTTTGTGTTGAAGCTCTATAATCTTTCATCAAGTCCGTCAAAAACTCTTCGCAGTTTTTCACTTCCGGATGGTCTGGGGCTACACCATACCTGCTTAATCCAAAAGGTGTCGGTAACTTTTCGAAAAAGTCAATATGAATATCCTTTTCCGGACCTGATTTATTTAGTAAATGATGCGCAGTATAAAACCCACCTGGTCCTGTGCCAACAATTGCAACCTTGAATGGTTTCAGTAACAACTGGCAAGATCTAGAAAGAAacctttttccatttccaacAATTAACATGGTGTTAGGGCAGTATGCATTTCACGTCGGAGAGCAAAGATGTAGAGACTTATCAATAAACACCTACCATCACCAACTATTAAATGTGATAATAGGGGGATGCTACCACCCGTTTGAATATCTTAAATCGACACGTGATACTCCAACCTATTCACCACCTCGGCGACAgactttaaaaaagaaatgcaATCTAAAGTTAAATATGAATAAAGAGATTGGTATTCAAATTGAAGGGTGACATCATGCTGAACGATTAACATTAAATGAACTTgagttgtttttttttccaaccATCTTTACCTCTAAAGATGATATAATTCTAGAATCTCCTTCTAATTAGTAGTCAAATAATAGGAACTATAAAAAACGGTagatattaaaaaaaaaaaagtaaaacaagATCAGCAATCACTTTTAAAAGATACTTATTATCAAGCATACATCATTCacttaaaagaaaatttcaaaGAGATTATTCTACAAACGAAGTGTTCAAGTGATCAAATCGAGATTTCAGGGCAATGTTCTTGGAAGATATGCTTCAAGCGATTAATAAATGAATTCTAAGAAATGCAACCCTTCATTACTTTTAACTAATAACAAACGAATTTCATTCCTCGACTCTCTCGTTATAAAGGTAAGTTCCACATATCGTTTCGTGTTCCACAACACTAGTTGATCAAATATATTAATCCttctcaaaaaaaacattgctTTCTCTTCACCTTGCCCTTGCCCCTCGATGTATTTCAATCACTGAAAATAACCTCGTTGTATATCTAATTCGACTTatcgaaaaaaataaaaaaaaattgttttaatATTTAGCTTTTATTCAGATAGATGTACATAACTTTCTATAATGGATCCTGGTGACCATCTTTTAAATAATCTCAACAGATAACTCCTTACTtgaaatgcaaatgcacaCACATATCTCGTAAATTTCTTTCCTCcaagatgaaaaaataatatatgAAACCACTActtcaacttcttctttggaCGCAATTGGTTAGTGTGTCCACACTTTCTCTTACGACAGTTAGTGGCTCTTGGTGGAAGTCTAGCGTAACATTTACGGCAAATGGACTTGTCACAGTTGTATTTTGAGGCCAAAGCCTTCAATGATGGTTCAATCATGGTTGCTTAGTTTCCTTGGTGAATGGGTAAGGTATTGGTGGCGTGAAAAAGTTCAAATTCACGCTTAAActcatatttttttttactctcACGTCTACTGTCTCGCCTACTGAACTTTCATTTTACACTTTTTGGTCACGTGGTGTACATTATTTTTTGCGCGCTAGGGTTAAGACCCTAATGCGGAGAATGCTTAGCATTACCCATCTCTAGTAGTATACCATTGATATACATCTAGAAACCAAATTGCGGTTCCTTACCGCCCCTCTTTGTTTAAGTATCCATTAAGAAGATACAGTTGATTGtaagagaagaagataatAATGAAGTcagagagcaaaaaaaaaaaaaatagatagaaaataataaaccAGAAATACAAGTAGAATAACGACAATGATTAGACAAGAGCTTGGTATTCAAAATATAGGTTCTGTTGATAAATATTTGTTGCTGAATTGATGAATTTGTACTTTGTCTTTGCAATCCGTACAAAATCATCCAAGTTAAAAACTAGAGCATATTAGTTTGAACTTGATAATTTGGGTCCAAAATGAATCGGAAGTAAgagtaaaaacaaaaacaagaacaagaacaacgtAGAGTCCAGCATGTTTTCGTAAATTGTTGAATTGGTGTAGAACTTTAACCAAGTGGATTGTTTTATTGTTACTCTTTTGATCGATTTGGCAACATCTTGTTGTAGTTCTTTGTTGCTGCTAGAAATAAGTTGACTGtctatctttctttctttcctttttgttgtCGCGAATATTAGTGAGGCTCAATCTTGACGACAATGGCGGGATGCGTCCAAAAAAAGGCGACACATATCAAGTAGTACTCCACATCAATTAGTTGTAACTCATACAATTGACCTCAAGAAACCCATCTTATTGCATCATTCCTCAACATGGGAGATGCTAATCAATTGAATGAAGAACAGAAGCTGCGGCCAAACAACTCAAGTTATGATCTGGGGGAGAACGATGGAAATCATGAGAACGATTTGTCTAGTAAAACTGCGTTAGCGTCAAAGACcgcaacaaaagaagaagatgaagaagtagaagaagtgggacaggaaaaagagaatgagAAAAGTAATTCAATCAATATCAGTGACTCAACATCCAATGTCAAGCAATCGATTGATTCTAAAGAGGTTTTGGGTGGTACAAAATCTGTAAATGCTGTTGGTTCCAATTCCTTTATGGAACATAATCCCAACTTAATAGAAGAAGGCGACACGCTGATGCAAGAGGAGCCAAATACTTCAGTTTTACTTCCACTCCCGCCTGACAAGACTACATATAATACTCCGTCTAAGGTGCTCCCACCATTGAAGGACCAAGATATCATTACAACACCTAAATCCTTTCACGTAGCGAGAGATGTTATTGCTGGTGAAGATGATTCGCAAAATTTTGGTGCAGTCAGTTCTCCAGTATCACTTGTAAACAAAGGAGTTGAAAGTCGAAATAACAGGAAATCTTTGATTTACAAAGAGGAGATATCGAAAATTATAAACTCTGCAATTTCGCGTATTATTCCAATTGaaagagcaacaacaacgacatcatcatcatcatcatcatcatcatcatcatcttcatcgtctACACAAGAAGTGGTTGACTCTATAGCTGAGACCTTGACGAATTTGATCAATTCAGGCAGTCAAAATCAGCAGTATTTGGAACTGGACTCATCCTCGACTATCAAGATCGAGCTTGAAGAAGTCAAATCCAAGTTCAGTGCTGCCGATAATGATAACATCAGATTGAAAGAGGAGAATGATATGTTGGAGAGCAAATTGCAGAGttctcaacaacaaagtaaaGAACTCCAGCATGTGATTGAAGATTTGCAAGACAAAATACGACATCTGGCAAAATCTTTTGCGGAACTAAATCGCAAATTTGCCGAGCTGAAGGACACCTGTAGTCAACAAGAATCGCATTATTTATCAAAGCTTGAACAGCTTACTTCTTCGAATGTTGAACAAAATCGGAAACTTGCATCTCTTGTTGAAGAGTTGAATACTCGCGAGAAGGAaaattttgcaaacaaaTTGGAATTGACAAAAGCGAAAAGTGAATTATCGTTTCTCCGAAATGAATCTAAATGGTTACATGAAGAGCTTCAATCAAGCCAGCAAAAGTATTCAGAGGCACTCAAACAAAGCGGCCAAACACAATCTTCAACTGATTCAGCAATGTTAAATACGCAATCCAAGTTGAAAAATGCCGAGCAACTAATTAAATCACACGAAACTGAACTTTTACAACTCAATTCCTCATTGGCAGCTGAAACTAAGAAAAACACAGACCTTGAAGTCAGactaaagaaaattgaGACTCAATCGCTATTGGATATAAACGCAAAGCAAGAGTTGATTGATTTGATGAAAATACAATCAAGACAACGAGAGTCGAGGATAAAGGAACTTGAGGAGTATGTAAATCAAATACTGAAGAATTCAGATGAGGCGTTTAAACATTTGGAGTTATCAGTTTCcgaaaaagatgatgaaattgCTGTTTTGCAAGAAAAGCTTCAAAGAGTAGAGGAAGCTCTTGCCGCGGATATGGCCCAAACTCTATCTGGAGAAAATAGCGAACAAACTTTTGCAAGTGGCTATGGTTCTAGTTCTGAATTTGATTCTGGTTCCGGTCCTGGTCAGAtatctttactttactCTGAATTTATACACGTCAAAAAAGAGCTCACATTGGAAAGaatgcaaaaagaaaaattagaaGGAGAGTTGGAAGAGTTTGTGTTTGAAATGGACTCGTTAAAGAGGGCGCTTGGAGATTTCAATGCTCAAAAACAGTATTACGAATCAGTCAGGCTGGATTTGCAGGACCAGATTAcgattttgcaaaatgagAAATTGGAGTTGGAAAAATCTCAGCGACACTTTAGAGCTGTACAAAAGGATAATGATTTGGAAGTACAAAGATTGAAACAGACACTCAAAGATTTGGGTCGTCAACTTTGTTTCAGTTTGATTCACACTAAAATTCGTGATAACCATGAGGAGCCACTTTCTTTGGCTgaaaaaacatttattgAAAATGTTATTGATCGTACTGGAAACGATGAAGAATTTGCCGAGTCAGATACAAGCAAATTGATTTCTGAAAGATTATTGGAATTCAAGGACCTCATAGAGCTTAGAcaaagaaatgaagaattGTTAAGTGCAGTTAGAGAATTATCAACGAGATTGGAAAGTGGTGAAGCGGCTCAAAACTCTGCAGAAATTGCAGCCATCGACGAAGCTCAAGAAACCATCTTGATGCTTCAAAATGAGTTGGAAAGTACATGTAACAAGATGTCTTTGTTGGTCAAGGAGCGCGATGctttggaaaaaattgttAGAGAAAGAGGTAGTGGTGATGCTGGAAATGACAAAAGTAATGGATTGAGTATAGCTAATTTTGGTCATAATGAAgtagaaaatgaagaaaaagaaaaaataaggataaagatggaaaaacaactagaacaaaaacaaaaacaaataggagaagaaaaggacgaaaaagaaagagaagaagttgATAAAGAATTAAGTCAAGTTATTCTACAGTTACGCGAAGTTAAGGATGCTAGAGACAAATTGAAAGTTGAATTAGCTGCACAGGTGCGAGCAGTAGAGCAAGCAGAGTTTAAAGTGCAATCTTTGCAAAGAACAAATGACCGATTGCTGTCTGATATAGAACATGCCAACCAGCAAGTAAATTTTTGGAACAAAcagtttgaaaaattggagGGACaattaaatgaaaaagcTTTGTTGATGCTGGGTTTGGAAGCAaaattaaatgaaaaagaaacaactgTAAAATCACTTTGTTTAGAGAAGGACTTTGCTTTATCGATGCAGAAATCACTTGAATCGACTATTGTTGAATTGagacaagacaaaaagaTTATGAATGAACAATTTGCAGTGTTGCAACTGACAGCGGAAACCAAGAATTCTGAATTAGCGAAATTGGCTCAAAAATTGGACGACCTGGAGAGTGAGCGTCTTGCTATACAACGTAAATTGAATGAGCGTGAAAGCAAGATTCTGATCTTGACTGACCAAAGAGATATGTCGATGAAGTCGCAACAAGTGAAATTAGAGCAGATAAATGATTTGAGTTCGCAGTTGTTGCATGCAAGGAAGGAATTGTCACAGATGCAAGCAATAGTTCTGGAATTGCTGCCTGATTCAGCTTCACAAAGCGTCGCTAGACAACAGATGGAGGATGAGTTGAAAGAATATGGTGACAGAATATCAGAGTTGACGAATCAGTTGaaagataaaaatgaaactaTACTTGAAGCTACgacaaaatttgaaaaagagttgAGTTCTATGTCGGAGAAACtcaaaagtaaagaaactGAAAAAGTTGCTGCAGATGGGGAAATTACCCGATTGAATGGAGTTATCTCTTCCAAGATTCAAGAGATGGAAAATATGAAGAAGCAATACACAACGGAGCTCGACGAGACGGTTGCAAAATTAAAGGCTGCAGAgtccaaaacaaaatctaGTCAAagtgttgaagatgaattgaagaaaacaattgaGGATTTGCAAGACCAAAGGGATATCTCCAAGGGTTTGGAGCAAAAGATTCGTGAATATCATACTCAAGTTTCAACTTTGGTGCAACAGATTAATGCGTACAAGTCAGACTCTGACTCAAATCAAGAATTAATACAATCGTTACAAGATCAGTTAGAGCAAGTACGTGCAACACGAAAGGATGAGGAAAATCAAATTTTGTCTCAGAAGCTCGAATTGCAAACAGAAAATGCGGAattattgaagaagataGAAGAGCTTCAAGGTCAAAACACATTATTACTTAACCAATTAGAGTTATCAAGTAGTTCCaaccaagaaacaaatcCATCTGGAGAAAAATCTCAAGACATTGCGCAAATCATAAGCTTTTTGCGTCGTGAAAAGGAAAGCAGTGACGAGAAGTTACCTAAATTGGAAGAGGAAAATGTTGCTTTGAAAATCAAGTTGGAGAACttgcaaaacaaagtaaaTAACTTTAATGCTGGTGCTCCCTCTGCTTCTATAAATCTTACCGTTAATAAcgaacaacaaaaacaaattcaaatgcAGTTGGATCAATTGAAGCTGTTCAAGGAAAGTAATAGTGTTTTGGTGaatgaaaatttgaaaaagaatcaagAGTTAGTTAATTTGAATAGTGAAGTGACAAAGATTAAGTCTGAGTTGGAAAAAATTACGCAACTATACAACAACCAATTATCACATCTTAGTGTTGAGCAACAAAGAGTTAAATTATTCAGTGATGAGAATGTACGTCTTAAACAGATTCTTTCTGCTAATTCTCGAACTTCCGAGCAAACCAAATCTCCAGCACCAGAGATTGCCAAAATGCAGGAGCAAATGGATAAATTAAAGACAAAGGCCAATGATAGGATAGCGGTATTGAGAAGAGAGTTGGATGGTAAGGATGGAATTGTTAAGGCAAAGGAGgcagaaattgaaaagattaaaCAAGAATTGCAAGCAGCAAATGctaaagaacaaaataagAGTGTTAATGGCGACTCTAAAGATGTAGAGAAAAAGCTTGCCGATGTGAATAGAGAGCTTAAAACAGTTAAGGAGGAAAGTGCAAAATTGGTTGGCGAAAAGAATGAGTTGGTGAAGCAGTTGGCAACTTTGAAAGCTCAAAATATGAAGTCTGGCTCCACGGCAGGTAAATCAGTCACTACTCCGACTGCTGCTGCcgttgttggtggtgctactactgctgctggtgctactgctgctggtgctactgctgctggtgctactgctgctggtgctactgctgctgctgttaaAAATGGTGAAGTACCTAAATTGGAAGCTCAAATTCGAGAACTTAAACAATCTTTGGAAAAAATGCAACAAGAATctcaaaagaaattggatGAGGAGAAGAGCAAAACTAGATTGGAAGTGGAAAAGAAGTTTGAGTTTAAATTAAGACTTCTTACcagaaaagttgaaaagtaCGAAAAAGAACTATTACCAAATAAGAATAATACTGTTGCAAGCGCTCCTCCCGTTGCCAATGATGCGTTGCTTAGTAAGGATAAAGACAAACCTACTACTTCAGTTGCCGCCACTGGAGGACAATCAAATAAGATTATGCATAATAATCCTAAACAAACAACCGGCTTTACTTTCAATTCAGTATCACAAAATATCCCATCGAAAcctcttcaacaacaacctccaCAAAATATCCCATCAAAACCACttcaacctcaacaacaacaacaacaacaacaacaacaacaacaacaacaacaacaacaacaacaacaacaacctcaacaacaacaacctcaacaacaacaacctcaacaacaacaacaacaacaacaacaacaacaaaaacattcTACAGCATCAATCACATCTGCAAGCCCAGCGAATGTGCCGCATCCAAATAAAGGTACTTCTACTCAATCGTCTTTAGGCTCAGCACAAGTTAGTGGTACATTAGCACCTACTGTAACACAAGCTTCACCATCCTCCATGGTTGGTGGACAATTTTCAAACTCGATTCCAGCTAATGATAAGTCGAATGCGGAAACTAGTTCTGCGACATTAAATCTGCCTGTTTTCGGATCATTGCAAGCAAAACCTGCAATAAATAATCAAGCAAACTCTTTGCTTAATGTTACTACAAGGCCATTTGGCCAGTCTGTTCAATCAACTCAGCCAACTCAGCCTATACAAATGCCAAATACTGTTTCTACATCTACATTACCAAAAAATGCAAAGCCACAAGTTAAGACCTTGAATATTGCCCCATCTGGTAGTCCAGATAAGGCAGCAATCCCAGCAGTAACGAGACCAAAAGTTGCCACCATACCATCTAGACAAGACAAGGAGACGCAAGGAGCGACGAAGCGCACATCTGACTATGAAAGACCTAAAgtcaagaaaacaaagaaggaGTAATTGTgctattttgttttgcataTTATTCAGTGGTAAAAAATGTATAATTAATTTTTACAAATCATTTAGAAAGTTTAAAAAATTCTCAAATACTTGTAGCAATAAGCATTTTCCTCAtgtcttgttctttttttattatctattttgttcttgctcATGCTCATCCTCATCCCTTTTCTCCCACATCTCCACTTGTTTCTGTCTTCCCATatcctcttcttcactctttccctttttttttattcctttCCTAATTCTTGCATAGATAAGCAATGATGATGGGGTAGCCTCCAAAGGATTCgattttatctttttttcttttgtttctttttttttggttttcaaattctttttttttacttacAAGGTACTTCAATGACATTCAAAGCTTATAGTTGTGCAATTCCTCGGGGTCATTCGGAGTATGTACCTACAAACGTTTGGTATGCTCTGGATTCGGAATGAATCGGTTCGATAAATGCGCATTTCAGTCATGATAACAAGTGGATCTTGAGTGAAGGGGATACGGGGAATCGGTGGAGGGGGGAGACGGGTGATGATGAAAGTGGAAGAGAATTATGTTGGGGAAGGGAAAGGGAGGGGAGAGGAGAGGAAAGGAGAAAGGATAGAGGAGGTAAAATGCATGGATAGGTAAATTGGTGATGCCAAGATTTTAATGAATGGCCGGGGTAGCCAACCTATCAAGTTGAAataaagtcaaaaaaagtcaaaaaaaaataaagagaatcAAAAACTCCATTTCTGCTATAAATAGTTTTTTGATGGTTTTGAGCTCGCTTCGTGCCTCTTGCCCTTTGCCTCCTACGCTACATATTCCCCGCAATCGTCTTCCAGTGTCTATaaatttgttcttcttttaaatgtaaaagcaaaagctaaagaaaaaaaaaagcaagtATCATACCATAAAGCCTTGTAACAGCATAGGTTATGATACctaatctcttttttttttgtttgattttctGGTTTTTCTGATTTTTATATGTTTCAAATGGCGGGGAAGAGAATTATGTGTAAagtttaaaaattaaatactCAATATTTTAATCTACAGGAACAAGATGAGTGTACAATACGTACAcattcttctttcattatttttatgTCATTAAATTTTGATATTTTATTGTtctgtttgttgtttcttttcattataTCTTTTATCAttgattcttttattatattttttttctttgttcagCAAGACAATAGAATTCAATATTGTAAAAACAAGATGTTAGTTTTAGTTTCATCTGGGGTATGAGAGCAATGTCTAGTAAGAACAATATTTCGTGGGGTGGGGAACAATAGTATGATTAGACGAGGGATCTCACTTGTTCTCTCACTTGTTCTCATTTGCAATCACCCCATATTTCTTTACCTCACTATTGTTATACAAGCCTCGAAAGAAGCAGACAGCTAGTTCCTCTCTCCCTCCCTCCGAATTAAGACTAtatatctttcttttcttccataTTCACCCACGACGCTGTTTCTCAAAAAGTGAAAGCACTAAAACTgagtaaaaataaaaattcaagcaaaaaaaaaaaaaatgtcaaCGCAGCTCCGACCGTTGCACTTCCCGAAACCGGAGAATACAGGACCACGATAAGGACAACGTGCGTACgatcctttttttcattcctgtcttcttcttttgcttcccCTCTCTCCTCCTCCACCTCCTCCTGTTcctcctttccttttctttctcttttgtcttttgtcttttgttgtCCTTAAACGTTTTTAGTCTCTGAAAAAAAGGGCTTGTGGAGGAGACTCCCCAATGCTGGTAAAAGTGGAGGAggctatttgtaattccAACATTCACAACAAtaggaaatgaaaaaatttaacaaata
Encoded proteins:
- the MLP1 gene encoding Protein mlp1; amino-acid sequence: MGDANQLNEEQKSRPNNSSYDSGENDGNHENDLSSKTALASKTATKEEDEEVEEVGQEKENEKSNSINISDSTSNVKQSIDSKEVLGGTKSVNAVGSNSFMEHNPNLIEEGDTSMQEEPNTSVLLPLPPDKTTYNTPSKVLPPLKDQDIITTPKSFHVARDVIAGEDDSQNFGAVSSPVSLVNKGVESRNNRKSLIYKEEISKIINSAISRIIPIERATTTTSSSSSSSSSSSSSSTQEVVDSIAETLTNLINSGSQNQQYLESDSSSTIKIELEEVKSKFSAADNDNIRLKEENDMLESKLQSSQQQSKELQHVIEDLQDKIRHSAKSFAELNRKFAESKDTCSQQESHYLSKLEQLTSSNVEQNRKLASLVEELNTREKENFANKLELTKAKSELSFLRNESKWLHEELQSSQQKYSEALKQSGQTQSSTDSAMLNTQSKLKNAEQLIKSHETELLQLNSSLAAETKKNTDLEVRLKKIETQSLLDINAKQELIDLMKIQSRQRESRIKELEEYVNQISKNSDEAFKHLELSVSEKDDEIAVLQEKLQRVEEALAADMAQTLSGENSEQTFASGYGSSSEFDSGSGPGQISLLYSEFIHVKKELTLERMQKEKLEGELEEFVFEMDSLKRALGDFNAQKQYYESVRSDLQDQITILQNEKLELEKSQRHFRAVQKDNDLEVQRLKQTLKDLGRQLCFSLIHTKIRDNHEEPLSLAEKTFIENVIDRTGNDEEFAESDTSKLISERLLEFKDLIELRQRNEELLSAVRELSTRLESGEAAQNSAEIAAIDEAQETILMLQNELESTCNKMSLLVKERDALEKIVRERGSGDAGNDKSNGLSIANFGHNEVENEEKEKIRIKMEKQLEQKQKQIGEEKDEKEREEVDKELSQVILQLREVKDARDKLKVELAAQVRAVEQAEFKVQSLQRTNDRLSSDIEHANQQVNFWNKQFEKLEGQLNEKALLMSGLEAKLNEKETTVKSLCLEKDFALSMQKSLESTIVELRQDKKIMNEQFAVLQSTAETKNSELAKLAQKLDDSESERLAIQRKLNERESKISILTDQRDMSMKSQQVKLEQINDLSSQLLHARKELSQMQAIVSELSPDSASQSVARQQMEDELKEYGDRISELTNQLKDKNETILEATTKFEKELSSMSEKLKSKETEKVAADGEITRLNGVISSKIQEMENMKKQYTTELDETVAKLKAAESKTKSSQSVEDELKKTIEDLQDQRDISKGLEQKIREYHTQVSTLVQQINAYKSDSDSNQELIQSLQDQLEQVRATRKDEENQILSQKLELQTENAELLKKIEELQGQNTLLLNQLELSSSSNQETNPSGEKSQDIAQIISFLRREKESSDEKLPKLEEENVALKIKLENLQNKVNNFNAGAPSASINLTVNNEQQKQIQMQLDQLKSFKESNSVLVNENLKKNQELVNLNSEVTKIKSELEKITQLYNNQLSHLSVEQQRVKLFSDENVRLKQILSANSRTSEQTKSPAPEIAKMQEQMDKLKTKANDRIAVLRRELDGKDGIVKAKEAEIEKIKQELQAANAKEQNKSVNGDSKDVEKKLADVNRELKTVKEESAKLVGEKNELVKQLATLKAQNMKSGSTAGKSVTTPTAAAVVGGATTAAGATAAGATAAGATAAGATAAAVKNGEVPKLEAQIRELKQSLEKMQQESQKKLDEEKSKTRLEVEKKFEFKLRLLTRKVEKYEKELLPNKNNTVASAPPVANDALLSKDKDKPTTSVAATGGQSNKIMHNNPKQTTGFTFNSVSQNIPSKPLQQQPPQNIPSKPLQPQQQQQQQQQQQQQQQQQQQQQPQQQQPQQQQPQQQQQQQQQQQKHSTASITSASPANVPHPNKGTSTQSSLGSAQVSGTLAPTVTQASPSSMVGGQFSNSIPANDKSNAETSSATLNSPVFGSLQAKPAINNQANSLLNVTTRPFGQSVQSTQPTQPIQMPNTVSTSTLPKNAKPQVKTLNIAPSGSPDKAAIPAVTRPKVATIPSRQDKETQGATKRTSDYERPKVKKTKKE